From the Halalkalicoccus sp. CGA53 genome, one window contains:
- a CDS encoding DUF7113 family protein, with protein sequence MLLIHGSAGGTALTGTLFERGERSPTFSGAPNEEAPYVWVCDEFYEVESGGTVQRIDGRELHVAFESPMPRGFDTREQAVAAAKDHIRTQFARVGVDPEEVEFEVEKRPSLAR encoded by the coding sequence ATGTTGCTGATCCACGGGAGCGCGGGTGGGACCGCCCTCACCGGAACGCTCTTCGAGCGGGGCGAGCGCTCGCCCACCTTCAGCGGCGCGCCGAACGAGGAGGCCCCGTACGTCTGGGTCTGCGACGAGTTCTACGAGGTCGAGTCGGGAGGGACGGTGCAGAGAATCGACGGACGAGAACTCCACGTCGCGTTCGAGTCGCCGATGCCCCGCGGCTTCGACACGCGCGAGCAGGCCGTCGCGGCGGCGAAAGACCACATCCGCACGCAGTTCGCCCGCGTCGGCGTCGACCCGGAAGAAGTCGAGTTCGAAGTGGAGAAACGCCCGTCTCTCGCGCGGTAA
- a CDS encoding trimeric intracellular cation channel family protein, which translates to MSVDLIAALFGDPFAVMNTIGLVAFALVGSSKAIREEFDLFGITIVGLAMAFAGGVTRDLLVTRVPLALQSPVEIALGLFGVGLAIALSVVLTSPDAHPITLVSDAIGLAAFATTGAIVATETGVSAFGVVAIATINAVGGGAVADILLDRSPFILFEDFYASCAVLGGSAYFVASSVGTPGTTAAMVCAIVTVATRLAAVTYGWNLPTVQGLGSIKR; encoded by the coding sequence GTGAGTGTGGACCTCATCGCGGCACTGTTCGGTGATCCGTTCGCCGTGATGAACACGATCGGCCTGGTCGCGTTCGCACTCGTCGGATCATCCAAGGCGATTCGTGAAGAGTTCGACCTGTTCGGGATCACGATCGTGGGACTGGCGATGGCGTTCGCTGGAGGAGTGACGCGCGATCTCCTCGTAACGAGGGTTCCACTGGCGCTTCAATCCCCGGTCGAGATCGCGCTGGGCCTGTTCGGAGTCGGGTTGGCGATCGCGCTGAGCGTCGTTCTGACCTCACCGGATGCACATCCGATCACCCTCGTCTCGGATGCTATCGGACTCGCCGCGTTCGCTACGACGGGCGCCATCGTCGCGACCGAGACGGGCGTCTCGGCGTTCGGTGTCGTCGCTATCGCGACGATCAACGCCGTCGGTGGCGGTGCGGTTGCAGACATCCTGCTCGACCGGTCGCCGTTCATTCTCTTCGAGGACTTCTACGCGAGCTGTGCAGTCTTGGGCGGGAGCGCGTATTTCGTAGCGAGTAGCGTCGGAACGCCTGGAACTACCGCCGCGATGGTGTGTGCGATAGTCACCGTCGCGACACGACTCGCTGCGGTTACGTACGGCTGGAACCTCCCGACCGTACAGGGACTGGGGTCGATCAAACGGTGA
- a CDS encoding DNA double-strand break repair nuclease NurA, with protein MTLDPVHAQGIVRLARQVGRDVDDGEGRAFAETVWERFLSPLTDGSGRVVLEPIGEQYRGRADCEDLSLTERPFETSHGVDSGTINPTTFKNGVVLDAAHAAVGSVPSDLDTHRARSVVLALHFDDVSKRYGGGGWRPYDEGFAEERIVHVRGIDRYTEPVVHALALYLAEGYHALRFVDRIDDLLYLDGPLYPKGLLNWRALDSHLETRLEEGLPLEAVENYVHLVESALDRGVPLVGFVKNPASRTITRTLREKLAKNDETGIETRWSDDTGLFVRLLERRAEAERLREALTFTNWFRSRSGADRAFASDGDALGIRRRYDPESYEVSFFLIYDPRDDVLYKVEAPYGLTREEGTREALTRQVLSEVAAQRGPPEAIAKADELARIRSGEKRAITRMIERETDSEARRTYDDVRWAEGEF; from the coding sequence CGTTCGCCGAGACCGTCTGGGAACGGTTTCTCTCCCCGCTCACCGATGGTTCCGGGCGGGTCGTGCTCGAGCCGATCGGGGAGCAGTACAGGGGCCGTGCGGACTGCGAGGACCTCTCGCTCACCGAACGACCGTTCGAGACGAGCCACGGGGTGGATTCGGGTACCATAAACCCGACGACGTTCAAGAACGGCGTCGTCCTCGACGCGGCACACGCCGCGGTCGGCTCGGTCCCCTCGGATCTCGACACCCACCGCGCGCGGAGCGTCGTCCTCGCGCTGCACTTCGACGACGTCTCGAAACGCTACGGCGGCGGCGGCTGGCGACCCTACGACGAGGGGTTCGCAGAGGAGCGAATCGTCCACGTCCGCGGGATCGACCGCTACACCGAACCCGTCGTCCACGCGCTCGCGCTCTACCTCGCCGAGGGCTATCACGCCCTCCGGTTCGTCGATCGGATCGACGACCTGCTCTACCTCGACGGTCCGCTCTATCCCAAGGGCCTGCTCAACTGGCGGGCCCTCGATTCTCACCTCGAGACCCGCCTCGAAGAGGGCCTCCCCCTGGAAGCAGTCGAGAACTACGTCCACCTGGTCGAGTCAGCGCTCGACAGGGGGGTGCCGCTCGTTGGGTTCGTGAAGAACCCTGCCTCCCGGACGATCACTCGGACGCTCCGTGAGAAGCTCGCGAAGAACGACGAGACCGGGATCGAGACGCGCTGGTCCGACGACACCGGCCTCTTCGTCCGTCTACTCGAACGCCGCGCCGAGGCCGAGCGCCTGCGCGAGGCGCTCACGTTCACCAACTGGTTCCGCTCGCGCTCGGGCGCGGATCGGGCGTTCGCGAGCGACGGCGACGCCCTCGGTATTCGGAGGCGGTACGACCCAGAATCGTACGAGGTAAGCTTCTTCCTGATCTACGACCCCCGCGACGACGTGCTCTACAAGGTCGAAGCGCCCTACGGCCTCACGCGCGAGGAGGGGACGAGAGAGGCGCTCACCCGGCAGGTGCTCTCGGAGGTCGCCGCCCAGCGGGGACCGCCGGAGGCGATCGCGAAGGCCGACGAACTCGCACGGATCAGGAGCGGAGAGAAGAGAGCGATCACGAGGATGATCGAACGCGAGACCGACTCCGAGGCGAGGCGGACCTACGACGACGTCCGGTGGGCCGAGGGCGAGTTCTGA